The following proteins are encoded in a genomic region of Protaetiibacter sp. SSC-01:
- a CDS encoding DUF4190 domain-containing protein: MTETTSLPEAGAPEHSADTATTAETPATDTTTGASTTPTTSTTSIPENPYAATQAQPAAQPVGATVTPTPGFSIAALVLGIAAIPTGWWLASVAAIVFGFVARSREPQGRTMANWGLALGFVGAFGWLIVGILGLAFFAPFALWGAFAWPGLDVGFFDLF; encoded by the coding sequence ATGACCGAAACGACCTCCCTCCCCGAGGCGGGCGCCCCCGAGCACTCCGCCGACACCGCCACCACGGCCGAGACCCCGGCGACCGACACCACCACCGGCGCCTCGACGACCCCGACCACCTCAACGACCTCGATCCCCGAGAACCCGTACGCCGCGACGCAGGCCCAGCCCGCCGCTCAGCCGGTGGGCGCGACCGTCACCCCAACCCCCGGTTTCAGCATCGCCGCGCTCGTGCTCGGCATCGCCGCGATCCCCACCGGCTGGTGGCTCGCATCCGTCGCCGCGATCGTGTTCGGCTTCGTCGCCCGCTCGCGCGAGCCGCAGGGCCGCACGATGGCGAACTGGGGCCTCGCGCTCGGCTTCGTCGGCGCGTTCGGCTGGCTCATCGTCGGCATCCTCGGCCTCGCGTTCTTCGCGCCGTTCGCCCTGTGGGGTGCGTTCGCGTGGCCCGGTCTCGACGTCGGGTTCTTCGACCTGTTCTGA
- the rpsT gene encoding 30S ribosomal protein S20, with amino-acid sequence MANIKSQIKRINTNKKAQERNKAVKSELKTAVRATREAIAAGDKATAETALLKATKKLDKAVSKGVIHKNQAANRKSAIAKQVASL; translated from the coding sequence ATGGCGAACATCAAGTCGCAGATCAAGCGCATCAACACCAACAAGAAGGCGCAGGAGCGCAACAAGGCGGTCAAGAGCGAGCTCAAGACCGCCGTGCGCGCCACGCGCGAGGCCATCGCCGCGGGCGACAAGGCCACGGCCGAGACGGCCCTCCTCAAGGCGACCAAGAAGCTCGACAAGGCCGTCAGCAAGGGCGTCATCCACAAGAACCAGGCCGCGAACCGCAAGTCGGCGATCGCGAAGCAGGTCGCGTCGCTCTAA
- the holA gene encoding DNA polymerase III subunit delta codes for MAARATAAKSAKTVIPQLSWDRIEPAPVVLVTGPEELLAERAIRAVREKLRAADPSLEVSDIDAGAYAPGELLTLASPSLFAEPRLIRVSQVEKCTDAFLEETLSYLESPADDTVLVLRHGGGVRGKKLLDAIRGGAGRGVEVVCAELNRDDDKVAFASAEFRAAKRKATAGAVRALVSAFTDDLAELAAACRQLVSDTDGDITEAVVDRYYAGRTEVTAFAVADAAIAGRPGEALGLMRHALASGSDPVPMVAAFAMKVRTMAKLAGARGSSNDLARQFGLQAWQVDRARRDLQGWTDEGLARAIEALALADAQVKGAGRDPVFALERMIGVIAARGTTR; via the coding sequence ATGGCGGCACGTGCGACAGCGGCGAAGAGCGCGAAGACCGTCATCCCGCAGCTGTCGTGGGACCGCATCGAGCCGGCGCCCGTCGTGCTCGTCACGGGCCCCGAGGAGCTGCTCGCCGAGCGCGCGATCCGCGCCGTGCGCGAGAAGCTGCGCGCCGCCGACCCGAGCCTCGAGGTGTCCGACATCGACGCGGGCGCCTATGCGCCGGGGGAGCTGCTCACGCTCGCGAGCCCGTCGCTCTTCGCCGAGCCGCGCCTCATCCGCGTGAGCCAGGTCGAGAAGTGCACCGACGCGTTCCTCGAGGAGACGCTCTCGTACCTCGAGTCGCCCGCCGACGACACCGTGCTCGTGCTGCGTCACGGCGGCGGTGTGCGCGGCAAGAAGCTGCTCGACGCGATCCGCGGGGGAGCGGGCCGGGGCGTCGAGGTCGTGTGCGCCGAGCTCAACCGCGACGACGACAAGGTCGCATTCGCCTCGGCCGAGTTCCGTGCTGCGAAGCGAAAGGCCACCGCCGGCGCCGTGCGCGCGCTCGTGTCCGCCTTCACCGACGACCTCGCCGAGCTCGCCGCCGCGTGCCGCCAGCTCGTCTCCGATACCGACGGCGACATCACCGAGGCCGTCGTCGACCGTTACTACGCGGGCCGCACCGAGGTCACCGCCTTCGCCGTCGCCGACGCCGCGATCGCCGGCCGCCCCGGCGAGGCGCTCGGCCTCATGCGGCACGCGCTCGCATCCGGCTCCGACCCCGTGCCCATGGTCGCCGCGTTCGCGATGAAGGTGCGCACGATGGCGAAGCTCGCCGGCGCCCGCGGCTCGTCGAACGACCTCGCGCGCCAGTTCGGCCTGCAGGCCTGGCAGGTCGACCGAGCCCGCCGCGACCTCCAGGGCTGGACGGATGAGGGCCTCGCCCGCGCGATCGAGGCGCTCGCCCTCGCCGACGCCCAGGTCAAGGGCGCCGGCCGCGACCCCGTCTTCGCGCTCGAGCGCATGATCGGCGTCATCGCCGCCCGCGGCACCACCCGCTGA
- a CDS encoding ComEC/Rec2 family competence protein, with amino-acid sequence MTDEVVASVGRPVGAAELRLVPAALGAWAAAGVLIGFAPDVPLGVVTCVLWAAAAGAAVAALRVRACAYLSLGLTAAALVATVVALQLPTRVPTNLAHAVGGPAVELDVVVTGGVVDGRARGDATLVDDPAAGSAPVLVFLDAAATVRIGETWRLEARLRPAAPGDEVALLAFASGPAEHVGRSPPLLAAAAELREGLVALSEHLPGAGALLLPGLAVGDTSRVDGPLDAAMKASSLTHLTAVSGANCAVVVGAVFAACALLGMSRGARVAVSLAALAGFVVLVTPEPSVLRAAVMAGVVLLALSLGRATRGVAALSLAVVVLLVIDPWLARSYGFALSVLATTGLLLLAGPLASVLARWMPSPLALVIAVPLAAQLACQPVLLLLSPTLPLWGVPANLLAGPAAPLATVLGLIACLLAPLSPPLAQAVASIAWLPAAWIAAVAELFAGLPGARMPWPAGAVGVAALVVLSAVALVAALGSPGAHWRRLAAGVVCVGLLGYGGALAGIRIATTLSQPVDWQYAMCDVGQGDATLIRSRDVVALVDTGPDPQLLAACLDELGVARIDLLVLTHYDHDHVGGADAVVGRVDVALVGPVAEPDDTRLRDELRTRGARVVDAEQGMTGAIGALAWRALWPSERGVEPGNAASVALLVTPGDGCDPCLSALLLGDLDETSQRRMVGATRLPRVDVLKVAHHGSADFSAELYAAAAASVGLIGVGAENDYGHPTDAALDALAASGTAAFRTDLDGLILVAAPVAPGEGPRVWTERGEVGGAR; translated from the coding sequence GTGACGGATGAGGTGGTCGCCTCGGTGGGGCGCCCCGTCGGTGCGGCCGAGCTGCGTCTCGTCCCCGCGGCGCTCGGCGCGTGGGCGGCCGCCGGCGTGCTCATCGGGTTCGCGCCCGACGTTCCGCTCGGCGTCGTCACGTGCGTGCTGTGGGCGGCGGCCGCGGGTGCCGCGGTCGCGGCCCTGCGCGTGCGGGCGTGCGCCTACCTCTCCCTCGGGCTCACGGCCGCCGCGCTCGTCGCGACCGTCGTCGCGCTGCAGCTCCCCACCCGAGTGCCGACGAACCTGGCGCATGCGGTCGGCGGCCCCGCGGTCGAGCTCGACGTCGTCGTGACGGGGGGCGTCGTCGACGGCCGCGCCCGCGGAGACGCGACGCTCGTCGACGATCCCGCCGCAGGCTCCGCGCCCGTGCTCGTCTTCCTCGACGCGGCAGCGACCGTGCGGATCGGGGAGACCTGGCGTCTCGAGGCGCGGCTGCGGCCCGCAGCCCCGGGCGACGAGGTCGCCCTGCTCGCGTTCGCGTCGGGGCCCGCCGAGCACGTGGGCCGCTCGCCCCCGCTGCTCGCGGCCGCGGCCGAGCTCCGCGAGGGGCTCGTGGCTCTGAGCGAGCACCTGCCGGGGGCTGGAGCGCTGCTCTTGCCGGGTCTCGCCGTCGGCGACACGAGCCGCGTCGACGGCCCGCTCGACGCCGCCATGAAAGCGTCGTCCCTCACGCACCTCACGGCGGTGTCGGGCGCCAACTGCGCCGTCGTCGTCGGCGCGGTGTTCGCTGCCTGCGCCCTGCTCGGGATGTCGCGAGGCGCCCGCGTCGCCGTCTCGCTCGCCGCCCTCGCGGGCTTCGTCGTGCTCGTCACGCCCGAGCCGAGTGTGCTCCGCGCGGCCGTCATGGCGGGTGTCGTGCTGCTCGCCCTCTCGCTCGGCCGAGCCACCCGCGGCGTTGCGGCGCTCAGCCTCGCCGTCGTCGTGCTCCTCGTGATCGATCCGTGGCTCGCGCGCTCCTACGGCTTCGCGCTCTCGGTGCTCGCAACGACGGGGCTGCTGCTGCTCGCGGGGCCCCTCGCATCCGTGCTCGCGCGCTGGATGCCGTCGCCGCTCGCGCTCGTCATCGCCGTGCCGCTCGCCGCACAGCTCGCGTGCCAGCCCGTGCTGCTGCTCCTGAGTCCCACGCTCCCGTTGTGGGGCGTGCCCGCCAACCTGCTCGCGGGCCCTGCCGCGCCCCTCGCGACCGTGCTCGGCCTCATCGCGTGCCTGCTCGCGCCGCTTTCGCCTCCGCTCGCGCAGGCCGTCGCGAGCATCGCGTGGCTCCCCGCCGCGTGGATCGCAGCCGTCGCCGAGCTGTTCGCGGGGCTGCCGGGAGCGCGGATGCCGTGGCCGGCCGGCGCGGTCGGCGTCGCCGCGCTCGTCGTGCTCAGCGCCGTCGCGCTCGTGGCCGCCCTGGGCTCGCCGGGCGCCCACTGGCGTCGCCTCGCGGCGGGCGTCGTGTGTGTGGGCCTCCTCGGCTACGGGGGAGCGCTCGCCGGTATCCGCATCGCGACGACGCTCTCGCAGCCCGTCGACTGGCAGTACGCGATGTGCGACGTCGGGCAGGGCGACGCGACGCTCATCCGCTCGCGCGACGTCGTCGCCCTCGTCGACACGGGCCCCGACCCGCAGCTGCTCGCCGCGTGCCTCGACGAGCTGGGCGTCGCGCGCATCGACCTCCTCGTGCTCACCCACTACGACCACGACCACGTCGGGGGAGCGGATGCCGTGGTCGGCCGCGTCGACGTCGCCCTGGTCGGTCCCGTGGCGGAGCCCGACGACACCCGCCTCCGTGACGAGCTCCGCACCCGCGGCGCGCGCGTCGTCGACGCCGAGCAGGGCATGACGGGTGCCATCGGGGCCCTCGCGTGGCGCGCGCTGTGGCCGTCCGAGCGTGGCGTCGAGCCTGGCAACGCGGCATCCGTCGCCCTGCTCGTGACCCCGGGCGACGGATGCGACCCGTGCCTCAGCGCGCTCCTGCTGGGCGATCTCGACGAGACCTCTCAGCGCCGGATGGTCGGCGCGACGCGCCTGCCGCGCGTCGACGTGCTCAAGGTGGCCCACCACGGCTCCGCCGACTTCAGCGCCGAGCTCTACGCGGCCGCCGCGGCATCGGTCGGCCTCATCGGCGTCGGAGCGGAGAACGACTACGGCCACCCGACCGACGCCGCCCTCGATGCGCTCGCGGCCTCGGGAACGGCCGCATTCCGCACCGACCTCGACGGCCTCATCCTCGTCGCCGCGCCTGTGGCGCCTGGGGAGGGGCCGCGTGTCTGGACGGAGCGCGGCGAGGTCGGCGGCGCTCGTTAG
- a CDS encoding ComEA family DNA-binding protein, translating into MSVRPDPSTQRARVRRGVGAALVVLLAGAAVAVFVTAITPRGAERTVAPDGSPDALADPALVASASESPIFIHVLGQVERPGLYELREGARVIDAVSAAGGLTDGADPAGVNLARVIADGEQLLVPAVGEVPPSAVGTSSDGRVDLNTADVSTLDTLPRIGPAMAQRIVEWREANGPIRSVDDLLAVSGIGAKTVEALRPLVAP; encoded by the coding sequence GTGAGCGTCCGTCCCGACCCCAGCACCCAACGCGCCCGGGTGCGCCGCGGGGTCGGGGCGGCGCTCGTCGTCCTCCTCGCGGGCGCCGCCGTCGCGGTCTTCGTGACGGCGATCACCCCGCGCGGCGCCGAGCGCACCGTCGCGCCCGACGGCTCGCCGGATGCGCTCGCCGACCCCGCCCTCGTCGCCTCCGCATCCGAGTCCCCGATCTTCATCCACGTGCTCGGGCAGGTCGAGCGTCCGGGTCTCTACGAGCTGCGCGAGGGCGCGCGCGTCATCGACGCCGTCTCGGCGGCGGGTGGTCTCACCGACGGCGCCGACCCCGCGGGGGTCAACCTCGCGCGCGTGATCGCCGACGGCGAGCAGCTCCTCGTGCCCGCCGTCGGCGAGGTGCCTCCCTCGGCGGTCGGCACGTCATCCGACGGCCGCGTCGACCTCAACACGGCCGACGTCTCGACGCTCGACACCCTGCCGCGCATCGGCCCCGCGATGGCGCAGCGCATCGTCGAGTGGCGCGAGGCGAACGGCCCGATCCGCTCGGTCGACGACCTGCTCGCCGTGAGCGGCATCGGGGCGAAGACGGTCGAGGCGCTGCGCCCCTTGGTGGCGCCGTGA
- the leuS gene encoding leucine--tRNA ligase, with protein MSEHDHTGDEQGYDFRRIQERWLPVWDELKPFSTSDADDKRPRKYVLDMFPYPSGDLHMGHAEAYALGDIIARYWRLQGFNVLHPIGWDSFGLPAEGAAIKRGIDPREWTYDNIAQQRSSMRRYATSFDWDRVIHTSDPEYYKWNQWLFLKLYEKGLAYRKASWVNWCPFDQTVLANEQVVDGRCERCDNVVTKKKLTQWYFKITDYADRLLDDLNQLEGHWPSKVIAMQRNWIGRSVGADVDFVIEGHDEKVTVFTTRPDTLFGATFMVVAPDSELAAELAAGSTPEVQAAFADYLAQVQKKTEIERQDTTREKTGIPLERYAINPVNGERIPVWTADYVLSDYGHGAVMAVPAHDQRDLDFARKFDLPIKVVVDVTAPITGAIPVITPEMIEDPDAVADLASMDPAVTGEALAGDGRMVNSGPLDGLSKQNAIRRVIELLEEAGTGRAAKTYRLRDWLISRQRYWGTPIPILHTEDGREIPVSEDALPVALPPSEGLDLQPKGTSPLGAATDWVEVTLPDGTKARRDPDTMDTFVDSSWYFLRFLSPNDDTQAFDVAEAEKWAPVDQYVGGVTHAILHLLYARFITKVLFDLGYVSFTEPFSALLNQGMVLMDGSAMSKSRGNLVRLSDQLDEFGVDAVRLTMAFAGPPEDDIDWADVSPSGSAKFLARAWRVAGDVTSEPGVEFGVGDTALRRATHRLLADAPGLVESFKFNVLVARLMEHVNVVRKAIDTGVGGGDPAVREAAEVLAVLLSLFSPYTAEDMWAKLGHEATVALQTLPKADERLLVEESITAIVQVDGKVRDRLEVSPHIDGDELEALARASAAVQRAIGDREIVNVIVRAPKVVNIATRG; from the coding sequence GTGAGCGAGCACGACCACACCGGAGACGAGCAGGGCTACGACTTCCGTCGCATCCAGGAGCGCTGGCTCCCCGTGTGGGACGAGCTCAAGCCGTTCTCCACCTCGGATGCCGACGACAAGCGTCCGCGCAAGTACGTGCTCGACATGTTCCCGTACCCGTCGGGCGACCTGCACATGGGCCACGCGGAGGCGTACGCCCTCGGCGACATCATCGCGCGCTACTGGCGCCTGCAGGGCTTCAACGTGCTGCACCCGATCGGCTGGGACTCGTTCGGCCTCCCCGCGGAGGGCGCCGCCATCAAGCGCGGCATCGACCCGCGCGAGTGGACGTACGACAACATCGCCCAGCAGCGCTCGTCGATGCGCCGCTACGCGACGAGCTTCGACTGGGACCGCGTCATCCACACCTCCGACCCGGAGTACTACAAGTGGAACCAGTGGCTCTTCCTCAAGCTCTACGAGAAGGGCCTCGCGTACCGCAAGGCGAGCTGGGTGAACTGGTGCCCGTTCGACCAGACGGTGCTCGCGAACGAGCAGGTCGTCGACGGGCGCTGTGAGCGCTGCGACAACGTCGTCACGAAGAAGAAGCTCACGCAGTGGTACTTCAAGATCACCGACTACGCCGACCGTCTGCTCGACGACCTGAACCAGCTCGAGGGCCACTGGCCGAGCAAGGTCATCGCGATGCAGCGCAACTGGATCGGCCGCTCGGTCGGCGCCGACGTCGACTTCGTCATCGAGGGCCACGACGAGAAGGTCACGGTCTTCACGACGCGCCCCGACACGCTCTTCGGCGCGACCTTCATGGTCGTCGCGCCCGACTCGGAGCTCGCGGCGGAGCTCGCCGCCGGCTCGACCCCCGAGGTGCAGGCGGCGTTCGCCGACTACCTCGCGCAGGTGCAGAAGAAGACCGAGATCGAGCGCCAGGACACGACGCGCGAGAAGACCGGCATCCCGCTCGAGCGCTACGCGATCAACCCCGTCAACGGCGAGCGCATCCCCGTGTGGACGGCCGACTACGTTCTCTCCGACTACGGCCACGGCGCCGTCATGGCCGTGCCCGCGCACGACCAGCGCGACCTCGACTTCGCGCGCAAGTTCGACCTCCCGATCAAGGTCGTCGTCGACGTGACCGCGCCCATCACCGGCGCGATCCCCGTCATCACGCCCGAGATGATCGAGGACCCGGATGCCGTGGCCGACCTCGCGTCGATGGACCCGGCCGTCACGGGCGAGGCGCTCGCGGGCGACGGACGGATGGTGAACTCCGGCCCGCTCGACGGCCTCAGCAAGCAGAACGCCATCCGTCGCGTCATCGAGCTGCTCGAGGAGGCCGGCACGGGCCGCGCCGCCAAGACCTACCGCCTGCGCGACTGGCTCATCTCGCGCCAGCGCTACTGGGGCACGCCCATCCCGATCCTCCACACCGAGGACGGACGCGAGATCCCCGTCTCCGAGGACGCCCTGCCGGTCGCGCTGCCGCCGTCGGAGGGCCTCGACCTGCAGCCGAAGGGCACCTCGCCGCTCGGCGCCGCCACCGACTGGGTCGAGGTGACCCTGCCCGACGGCACGAAGGCCCGCCGCGACCCCGACACGATGGACACCTTCGTCGACAGCTCGTGGTACTTCTTGCGCTTCCTCTCGCCGAACGACGACACGCAGGCGTTCGACGTGGCGGAGGCCGAGAAGTGGGCCCCCGTCGACCAGTACGTGGGCGGTGTGACGCACGCGATCCTGCATCTGCTGTACGCGCGCTTCATCACGAAGGTGCTGTTCGACCTCGGCTACGTGAGCTTCACCGAGCCGTTCTCGGCGCTGCTCAACCAGGGCATGGTGCTCATGGACGGCTCGGCGATGTCGAAGAGCCGCGGCAACCTCGTGCGTCTCTCCGATCAGCTCGACGAGTTCGGCGTCGACGCCGTGCGCCTCACGATGGCGTTCGCCGGCCCGCCGGAGGACGACATCGACTGGGCCGACGTCTCGCCCTCGGGCTCGGCGAAGTTCCTCGCGCGTGCTTGGCGCGTCGCGGGCGACGTGACCTCCGAGCCGGGCGTCGAGTTCGGTGTGGGCGACACGGCCCTGCGCCGTGCGACGCACCGCCTGCTCGCGGATGCGCCGGGCCTCGTCGAGTCGTTCAAGTTCAACGTGCTCGTCGCGCGCCTCATGGAGCACGTCAACGTGGTGCGCAAGGCGATCGACACGGGCGTGGGCGGGGGAGACCCGGCTGTGCGTGAGGCCGCCGAGGTGCTCGCCGTGCTGCTGTCGCTCTTCTCGCCGTACACGGCCGAGGACATGTGGGCGAAGCTCGGTCACGAGGCCACCGTCGCGCTGCAGACGCTGCCGAAGGCCGACGAGCGGCTGCTCGTCGAGGAGTCGATCACCGCGATCGTGCAGGTCGACGGCAAGGTGCGCGACCGTCTCGAGGTCTCGCCCCACATCGACGGCGACGAGCTCGAGGCCCTGGCCCGCGCCTCTGCCGCGGTGCAGCGCGCCATCGGCGACCGCGAGATCGTCAACGTGATCGTGCGCGCCCCCAAGGTCGTCAACATCGCGACGCGGGGCTGA
- a CDS encoding YaeQ family protein, with protein sequence MAAGATIHTFTVHLADVDRGVYEELALRVAQHPSETEAFMLTRVLAYCLEYEEGIAFTEGVSATDEPAVVIRDLTGRLTAWIEVGAPDAARLHTGSKAAGRATIYTHRDPAKLLPQWAGKKIHRAEHIVLHSFDPGFVDDATRALERRNEMTVSVTEKQLYLELNGTTLSTTVHDHAIE encoded by the coding sequence ATGGCTGCCGGCGCGACGATCCACACCTTCACGGTGCACCTCGCGGATGTCGACCGCGGCGTCTACGAGGAGCTCGCGCTGCGCGTGGCGCAGCATCCGTCCGAGACCGAGGCGTTCATGCTCACGCGCGTGCTCGCCTACTGCCTCGAGTACGAGGAGGGCATCGCCTTCACGGAGGGCGTCTCCGCCACCGACGAGCCGGCCGTCGTCATCCGCGACCTCACGGGCCGCCTGACCGCGTGGATCGAGGTGGGTGCACCGGATGCCGCCCGCCTGCACACGGGCAGCAAGGCCGCCGGCCGCGCCACCATCTACACGCACCGCGACCCCGCGAAGCTGCTGCCGCAGTGGGCGGGCAAGAAGATCCACCGCGCAGAGCACATCGTGCTGCACAGCTTCGACCCCGGTTTCGTCGACGACGCGACGCGCGCGCTCGAGCGGCGCAACGAGATGACCGTCTCCGTCACCGAGAAGCAGCTCTACCTCGAGCTCAACGGCACGACGCTCAGCACGACCGTGCACGACCACGCCATCGAGTGA
- a CDS encoding anthranilate synthase component I family protein, translating to MPPQGEVLATLRSELTTLRVDEPLGAVPLGLVGWFGYELRGETVGMPVAARGPHPDAAFLRVDRLVVVEADGSAELLALGDAWEGELAEWRERTIQVVEERREATRLETTADAGLEPVVSRRVPPAHSSTTSVHWHDTPARYLANIEACRDAIREGEAYQLCLTTEARVEGDFDALDVFDAVRASSATHHGGLLRIGDTTLASASPERFLEVASDGVVRTSPIKGTRPRGVDPADDARLRTELVESEKERAENLMIVDLMRNDLSRVCETGSVAVTGLLEVESYAHVHQLVSTIEGRLRDGLGAVDAVAACFPAGSMTGAPKRRAMDLLERLEARPRGPYAGAFGYLAADGSADLAMTIRTIVLDARGASVGTGGGITALSDPDAELAEARLKAAALLAALGAHPESA from the coding sequence GTGCCTCCGCAGGGGGAGGTGCTCGCGACACTCCGGAGCGAGCTCACGACGCTGCGCGTCGACGAGCCGCTCGGGGCGGTGCCGCTCGGTCTCGTCGGATGGTTCGGCTACGAGCTGCGGGGCGAGACCGTCGGGATGCCCGTGGCCGCGCGGGGGCCGCATCCGGATGCCGCGTTCCTGCGCGTCGACCGGCTCGTCGTCGTGGAGGCCGATGGCTCGGCGGAGCTGCTCGCGCTCGGCGACGCGTGGGAGGGCGAGCTCGCCGAGTGGCGGGAGCGCACGATCCAGGTGGTCGAGGAGCGCCGCGAAGCGACGCGTCTCGAGACCACCGCGGACGCAGGACTCGAGCCGGTGGTCTCGAGACGCGTGCCTCCGGCTCACTCCTCGACCACCTCTGTCCATTGGCACGACACTCCCGCCCGCTACCTCGCCAACATCGAGGCGTGCCGCGACGCGATCCGCGAGGGCGAGGCGTACCAGCTGTGCCTCACGACCGAGGCCCGCGTCGAGGGTGACTTCGACGCGCTCGACGTGTTCGACGCCGTGCGCGCGTCGAGCGCGACCCACCACGGAGGCCTCCTGCGCATCGGCGACACGACCCTCGCGTCGGCGTCGCCCGAGCGCTTTCTCGAGGTCGCGTCCGACGGCGTCGTGCGCACGAGCCCCATCAAGGGCACCCGCCCGCGCGGTGTGGACCCCGCCGACGACGCGCGCCTGCGCACCGAGCTCGTCGAGAGCGAGAAGGAGCGCGCCGAGAACCTCATGATCGTCGACCTCATGCGCAACGACCTCTCGCGCGTGTGCGAGACGGGCTCGGTCGCCGTGACGGGGCTGCTCGAGGTGGAGTCGTACGCGCACGTGCACCAGCTCGTGTCGACGATCGAGGGCCGCCTGCGCGACGGCCTCGGCGCGGTCGACGCCGTCGCGGCGTGCTTCCCGGCCGGCTCGATGACGGGCGCTCCCAAGCGCCGCGCGATGGACCTCCTCGAGCGGCTCGAGGCCCGCCCCCGCGGCCCCTACGCGGGCGCGTTCGGCTACCTCGCCGCCGACGGCTCCGCCGACCTGGCCATGACGATCCGCACGATCGTGCTCGACGCGAGGGGCGCATCCGTCGGCACGGGCGGCGGCATCACGGCGCTCTCCGACCCCGATGCCGAGCTCGCCGAGGCGCGCCTCAAGGCCGCCGCGCTGCTCGCCGCGCTCGGCGCGCATCCGGAGTCCGCGTAG
- a CDS encoding aminotransferase class IV — MSAPSSAPVATTSLWQRGELVAREDCDIAPAIVEVADSWLVEEGAVRGLDLHRERFLTSIPRSRARDLDLEAFWDAAIASIPRHGTWFPRVELREQLGAPQLLFRLREAPALQRSLVLTTHTGRDPRTTPTVKGPDLASMVRLRTEAQRRGADEAVLVTADGHVVEGSTTSIVWWEGGTLAVVDRALPRIPSTTERTVVALATALGVPVEERRVRPEELDGLEVWALNALHGIRIVTAWQGGPPATAEEPGRLSRWRLRLDALRRPLPEGKGGTAA; from the coding sequence ATGAGCGCGCCGTCATCCGCCCCCGTGGCGACCACGTCGCTGTGGCAGCGCGGGGAGCTCGTGGCGCGCGAGGACTGCGACATCGCGCCCGCGATCGTCGAGGTCGCCGATTCGTGGCTCGTCGAGGAGGGCGCCGTGCGCGGCCTCGACCTGCACCGCGAGCGCTTCCTCACCTCGATCCCCCGCTCCCGGGCGCGCGATCTCGACCTCGAGGCCTTCTGGGACGCCGCCATCGCGAGCATCCCGCGCCACGGCACCTGGTTCCCCCGCGTGGAGCTGCGCGAGCAGCTCGGAGCACCGCAGCTGCTCTTCCGGCTGCGCGAGGCGCCCGCCCTGCAGCGCTCGCTCGTGCTCACGACCCACACGGGCCGCGACCCCCGCACGACACCGACCGTCAAAGGCCCCGACCTCGCGTCGATGGTGCGGCTGCGCACCGAGGCACAACGCCGTGGAGCGGATGAGGCGGTGCTCGTGACGGCGGACGGTCACGTCGTCGAGGGCTCCACGACGAGCATCGTCTGGTGGGAGGGCGGCACGCTCGCCGTCGTCGACCGCGCGCTCCCCCGCATCCCCTCGACGACCGAGCGCACGGTCGTCGCGCTCGCGACCGCGCTCGGCGTGCCCGTCGAGGAACGCCGCGTGCGTCCCGAGGAGCTCGACGGGCTCGAGGTGTGGGCGCTCAACGCGCTGCACGGCATCCGCATCGTCACGGCGTGGCAGGGCGGGCCGCCGGCGACCGCCGAGGAGCCCGGCCGGCTCTCGCGCTGGCGCCTGCGTCTCGACGCGCTCCGTCGTCCGCTCCCCGAGGGGAAGGGCGGCACCGCGGCGTGA
- a CDS encoding DedA family protein: MLMAILDAVQSVDPVLRTLLAGVGIMLETSVLVGLVVPGDTIVIVAATAVDSPLEYAALVAVVIIGALAGESIGFALGRFFGPRIRHSRLGRRIGETHWQRAENYVDRRGGIAVFISRFLPVLHSLVPLTVGMSTMSYRRFISWTAPACVLWAFAYVTVGSVAAGSYRELANQLHYAGYVFVGVIVLFLIVVVVVKKLLERSEARHWARPGDGDANTVELPEE, from the coding sequence ATGCTCATGGCGATCCTCGACGCCGTGCAGTCGGTCGACCCCGTGCTGCGCACGCTGCTCGCGGGCGTCGGCATCATGCTCGAGACCTCGGTGCTCGTCGGGCTCGTCGTGCCCGGCGACACGATCGTCATCGTCGCGGCGACGGCCGTCGACAGCCCCCTCGAGTACGCGGCGCTCGTGGCCGTCGTCATCATCGGCGCTCTCGCGGGCGAGTCGATCGGCTTCGCGCTCGGGCGCTTCTTCGGCCCGCGCATCCGGCACTCCCGCCTCGGGCGCCGCATCGGCGAGACGCACTGGCAGCGCGCCGAGAACTACGTCGACCGGCGCGGCGGCATCGCGGTGTTCATCTCGCGGTTCCTGCCCGTGCTGCACTCGCTCGTGCCTCTCACCGTCGGCATGAGCACGATGAGCTACCGCCGATTCATCTCGTGGACGGCGCCCGCGTGCGTGCTGTGGGCGTTCGCCTACGTGACGGTCGGCTCGGTCGCCGCGGGGTCGTACCGCGAGCTCGCGAACCAGCTGCACTACGCCGGGTACGTGTTCGTCGGCGTCATCGTGCTGTTCCTGATCGTCGTGGTCGTCGTGAAGAAGCTGCTCGAGCGCTCCGAGGCGCGGCACTGGGCGCGGCCGGGCGACGGGGACGCGAACACGGTCGAACTGCCGGAGGAGTGA